A region from the Candidatus Neomarinimicrobiota bacterium genome encodes:
- a CDS encoding phosphatase PAP2 family protein: MRAIKVLLLIPLCLNFVTGQAAQAASYPQRVAQGLKVTVQAPQLRAFWAVTGLGVLVSLPLDQATQRFATRQGLMPESLARVAYQWGGGWSEIGILPGILVAEALRGSPRAEIGQRLEFAFTSLVVVGISTEIIKAVVGRPRPDKNARTSFPYGHSFPSGHASATFAIAEVIRTLYGNGPGAVFYTLAALTGISRIHDNKHYLSDVVAGAGLGLGLVRGFALAQGLSRRGFSTYMQLLPAGVGFVLQWDLARQNPAASSR, encoded by the coding sequence ATGCGAGCTATTAAAGTACTCCTCCTCATACCCCTGTGCCTCAACTTTGTCACCGGTCAGGCAGCGCAGGCCGCGTCCTATCCCCAGCGCGTGGCCCAGGGCCTGAAGGTCACCGTCCAGGCGCCGCAGCTGCGGGCTTTCTGGGCCGTTACCGGTCTGGGTGTGCTGGTATCCCTGCCACTCGATCAAGCCACCCAGCGGTTTGCGACTCGCCAGGGGCTGATGCCGGAATCCCTGGCAAGGGTCGCCTATCAATGGGGCGGTGGCTGGTCAGAGATCGGTATCCTGCCCGGTATTCTTGTGGCCGAAGCCCTCCGCGGGTCGCCCCGGGCCGAGATTGGCCAGCGCCTGGAATTCGCCTTCACAAGTCTGGTGGTGGTCGGCATCAGCACCGAGATCATCAAGGCGGTCGTCGGTCGTCCGCGGCCGGACAAGAATGCGCGAACGTCCTTTCCCTATGGGCACTCCTTCCCTTCGGGGCACGCGTCCGCTACCTTCGCGATTGCCGAGGTGATCCGGACCCTTTACGGCAACGGCCCGGGAGCGGTCTTCTACACTCTAGCCGCGCTCACCGGCATCAGCCGCATCCACGACAACAAGCACTACCTCTCCGACGTGGTGGCCGGCGCCGGGCTGGGCCTGGGACTCGTCCGGGGCTTTGCCCTGGCGCAAGGCCTGAGCCGCCGGGGATTCAGCACGTACATGCAGCTATTGCCCGCAGGGGTCGGCTTCGTGCTACAGTGGGATCTCGCGCGGCAAAATCCGGCCGCATCAAGTCGCTAG
- a CDS encoding Hsp20/alpha crystallin family protein: MIDLTLLDGLLTISGKCEERPVNEAETVHTTELRHGKFGRSFTLPTEVDEQEVMAKYANGILSMSLNKLAPVERDKTKIVVK, translated from the coding sequence ATCATTGATCTCACCCTCCTCGACGGGCTGCTGACCATCAGCGGTAAGTGCGAAGAGCGCCCGGTCAATGAAGCTGAAACAGTCCATACGACCGAGCTGCGCCATGGCAAATTCGGCCGGTCCTTCACGCTGCCCACCGAAGTCGATGAGCAGGAAGTCATGGCCAAGTATGCCAACGGCATCCTCTCTATGAGTCTGAACAAGCTGGCCCCCGTGGAACGGGATAAAACGAAGATCGTCGTTAAATAA
- a CDS encoding Hsp20/alpha crystallin family protein encodes MTLVKYNPRLPALGFSDDMDRLFNRFWQRPLAWSPAVRRSWIPAFDIRETDEQILLSAALPGLSKKDIEVSLHDGVLTVTAEREERETAKNETVHYAEQRYGKFARSFSLPTEVDEDKVEARYNQGILSIALNKLVPVADERKRIAIK; translated from the coding sequence ATGACACTCGTAAAATACAATCCCAGACTACCTGCTCTCGGCTTCTCCGATGACATGGACCGGCTTTTCAACCGCTTCTGGCAGCGGCCCCTGGCGTGGAGCCCGGCCGTGCGCCGCAGTTGGATCCCGGCCTTCGACATCCGCGAGACCGACGAGCAGATCCTGCTCTCAGCCGCGCTTCCCGGGCTGAGCAAGAAGGACATCGAGGTCTCCCTGCACGACGGCGTGCTCACGGTGACCGCTGAGCGCGAAGAGCGCGAGACGGCCAAGAACGAGACGGTGCACTACGCCGAGCAGCGCTACGGCAAGTTCGCCCGCTCCTTCTCGCTGCCCACCGAGGTCGATGAGGACAAGGTGGAAGCCAGGTACAACCAGGGCATCCTCTCCATCGCCCTTAACAAGCTGGTGCCCGTTGCGGACGAGCGCAAGCGCATCGCTATCAAGTAA